One Cellulomonas sp. Y8 DNA segment encodes these proteins:
- a CDS encoding NHL domain-containing thioredoxin family protein, with translation MTTSSTRLPKVRASELVGRGWLNTGGRDVALADLRGKIVLLDFWTFCCINCLHVLDELRELEEQYRDVLVIVGVHSPKFVHEADPLALAAAVERYEVHHPVLDDPELVTWSAYTARAWPTLVVIDPEGYIVAQMAGEGHQSNVERLVRDLVAEHDAKGTLHRGGGPYVPPEPTAGTLRFPAKAVALPGGTLLVADAGHHSLAELAADGETLVRRIGSGERGLVDGGPDEARFSEPNGLTLLPEDVAADAGYDVLVADTVNHALRGVRLSDGAVTTVAGTGVQYLVGEPTVPSPLPGRTDLWRAGGARAATSVPLSSPWDVVWSPQTGTALVAMAGNHQLWAFDPRDGVVEPVAGTMNEGLTDGDPREAWFAQTSGTALAADGRVWLADSEVSALRWIDPGTPVAAPAEAAPATGGFAGLVGAGAALAAARTAPTGPADAWSGAVVGTAVGAGLFDFGHRDGAADQALLQHPLGVAVLPDGSVVVADTYNGAVRRWSPAAGGDGPGEVSTLATGLAEPSGIVVQADAEAGGVTLLVVESAAHRLTRIALPATLAGEVLDAGAHRTQRPVTDIAPGELALDVVFTPAAGQKYDDRFGPSTMLRVSATPAELLLDGAGDDVPLTRTLRINPEVAEGVLHITARAASCDADPAIEFPACHLNSQDWGVPVRVAAGAPADLSLPLHG, from the coding sequence GTGACCACCAGCAGCACCCGTCTCCCGAAGGTCCGCGCGTCCGAGCTCGTCGGCCGCGGCTGGCTCAACACCGGCGGCCGGGACGTCGCCCTCGCGGACCTCCGCGGCAAGATCGTCCTCCTCGACTTCTGGACGTTCTGCTGCATCAACTGCCTGCACGTCCTCGACGAGCTCCGCGAGCTCGAGGAGCAGTACCGCGACGTGCTGGTGATCGTGGGGGTGCACTCGCCGAAGTTCGTGCACGAGGCCGACCCGCTCGCGCTGGCCGCCGCCGTCGAGCGGTACGAGGTGCACCACCCCGTGCTGGACGACCCGGAGCTGGTCACCTGGTCCGCGTACACCGCCCGCGCCTGGCCGACCCTCGTCGTCATCGACCCCGAGGGCTACATCGTCGCCCAGATGGCGGGCGAGGGGCACCAGAGCAACGTCGAGCGCCTGGTCCGCGACCTGGTCGCCGAGCACGACGCCAAGGGCACGCTGCACCGCGGCGGCGGCCCGTACGTCCCGCCGGAGCCCACCGCGGGCACCCTGCGGTTCCCCGCGAAGGCGGTCGCGCTGCCGGGCGGCACGCTGCTGGTCGCCGACGCCGGGCACCACTCGCTCGCGGAGCTCGCCGCGGACGGCGAGACCCTGGTCCGGCGGATCGGGTCGGGCGAGCGCGGCCTGGTCGACGGGGGCCCCGACGAGGCGCGGTTCAGCGAGCCCAACGGCCTGACCCTGCTGCCCGAGGACGTCGCGGCCGACGCCGGCTACGACGTGCTGGTCGCGGACACCGTGAACCACGCGCTGCGCGGCGTCCGGCTGTCCGACGGCGCCGTGACCACGGTCGCGGGGACCGGCGTGCAGTACCTGGTCGGCGAGCCGACCGTGCCGTCCCCGCTGCCCGGCCGCACCGACCTGTGGCGGGCCGGCGGTGCGCGCGCCGCCACGTCGGTGCCGCTGTCCTCGCCGTGGGACGTCGTCTGGTCGCCGCAGACCGGGACCGCGCTCGTCGCGATGGCCGGCAACCACCAGCTCTGGGCGTTCGACCCGCGGGACGGCGTGGTCGAGCCCGTCGCCGGCACGATGAACGAGGGCCTGACCGACGGCGACCCGCGCGAGGCGTGGTTCGCCCAGACCTCCGGCACGGCGCTCGCGGCCGACGGCCGGGTGTGGCTGGCGGACTCCGAGGTGTCGGCGCTGAGGTGGATCGACCCGGGCACGCCGGTGGCGGCCCCGGCCGAGGCCGCGCCGGCGACCGGCGGGTTCGCAGGGCTGGTGGGTGCGGGCGCCGCGCTCGCCGCCGCCCGGACCGCGCCGACCGGACCCGCGGACGCCTGGTCCGGTGCAGTGGTCGGCACCGCGGTCGGCGCGGGCCTGTTCGACTTCGGCCACCGGGACGGTGCGGCCGACCAGGCGCTGCTCCAGCACCCGCTCGGCGTGGCGGTGCTGCCCGACGGCTCGGTCGTCGTCGCGGACACCTACAACGGCGCGGTCCGCCGCTGGTCGCCCGCGGCCGGCGGCGACGGACCGGGCGAGGTCAGCACGCTCGCGACCGGGCTGGCCGAGCCGAGCGGCATCGTCGTGCAGGCGGACGCGGAGGCGGGCGGCGTGACGCTGCTCGTCGTCGAGTCGGCGGCGCACCGCCTGACCCGGATCGCGCTCCCGGCGACGCTGGCGGGCGAGGTGCTCGACGCAGGCGCCCACCGGACGCAGCGGCCGGTCACCGACATCGCCCCGGGCGAGCTGGCGCTGGACGTCGTGTTCACGCCGGCCGCCGGGCAGAAGTACGACGACCGGTTCGGGCCGTCGACGATGCTCCGGGTGTCGGCGACCCCGGCGGAGCTGCTGCTCGACGGCGCCGGCGACGACGTGCCGCTGACGCGCACCCTGCGGATCAACCCCGAGGTCGCCGAGGGCGTCCTGCACATCACCGCCCGCGCGGCGAGCTGCGACGCGGACCCGGCGATCGAGTTCCCGGCGTGCCACCTCAACTCGCAGGACTGGGGCGTCCCGGTCCGCGTGGCCGCGGGCGCGCCGGCGGACCTCTCCCTCCCGCTGCACGGCTGA
- a CDS encoding diguanylate cyclase: MTDAPPPARTSAPRGDGDDARHFALLAHRLGAAASLGEVHEAAVVAARDLLDVEVAAVARLEQDDWHVLAAEPTDELPAAEEALRDGDAVRALVRRRETWLSAPGDDPARPRPALVAPVVVNGDLWGVLCAVRDERAPVFTPDDAARGEVLGALLGAQVARLDLAEQVRHLVSDDALTGLSTRRVADEAAQAAIDSGDETCIVMCDVDGLKRVNDELGHDAGDELLRSVAGVLRRAGGGLPGSTVARIGGDEFCVVTSGIPRTTVVQVMDATVGDSALPFGASLSYGIASSARGSLGAAPTPRSLFRRADAAQYHAKRSHAAARARQYRADDPGAVLGRTVAASVTALSATGPAPLSRLCALASAATEAMGGSGWSVQRHDGGDPVVVARGGTASLHVSGVRQVELRRAPWSVTVESTLPDDRTVTTTLQTLLSLAVLGAS, translated from the coding sequence GTGACCGACGCCCCGCCGCCGGCCCGGACGAGCGCGCCCCGCGGTGACGGGGACGACGCCCGGCACTTCGCCCTGCTCGCGCACCGCCTCGGGGCCGCGGCCTCGCTCGGCGAGGTGCACGAGGCCGCCGTGGTCGCCGCCCGCGACCTGCTCGACGTCGAGGTGGCCGCCGTCGCCCGCCTCGAGCAGGACGACTGGCACGTCCTCGCCGCCGAGCCGACCGACGAGCTGCCCGCCGCCGAGGAGGCGCTCCGCGACGGCGACGCCGTGCGCGCCCTCGTGCGGCGGCGCGAGACGTGGCTGTCCGCGCCCGGGGACGACCCCGCCCGGCCGCGGCCCGCGCTCGTCGCGCCCGTCGTCGTCAACGGCGACCTCTGGGGCGTGCTGTGCGCGGTGCGCGACGAGCGCGCGCCCGTCTTCACGCCGGACGACGCCGCCCGCGGCGAGGTCCTGGGCGCGCTGCTCGGGGCGCAGGTCGCGCGGCTCGACCTCGCGGAGCAGGTGCGGCACCTGGTGTCCGACGACGCGCTGACCGGCCTCAGCACGCGCCGGGTGGCCGACGAGGCGGCGCAGGCGGCGATCGACTCGGGCGACGAGACGTGCATCGTCATGTGCGACGTCGACGGCCTGAAGCGCGTGAACGACGAGCTCGGCCACGACGCCGGCGACGAGCTGCTCCGGAGCGTGGCGGGGGTGCTGCGCCGCGCGGGCGGGGGCCTGCCGGGCTCGACGGTCGCCCGGATCGGCGGCGACGAGTTCTGCGTCGTGACCTCCGGCATCCCGCGGACCACGGTCGTGCAGGTGATGGACGCGACGGTGGGCGACAGCGCGCTGCCGTTCGGCGCCTCGTTGTCCTACGGCATCGCGTCCTCGGCGCGCGGCTCGCTCGGGGCGGCGCCGACGCCGCGGTCGCTGTTCCGCCGGGCCGACGCCGCGCAGTACCACGCCAAGCGCAGCCACGCCGCGGCCCGGGCCCGGCAGTACCGCGCCGACGACCCGGGGGCGGTGCTCGGCCGCACCGTGGCCGCCTCGGTGACGGCGCTGTCCGCCACCGGCCCCGCCCCGCTGTCCCGGCTGTGCGCCCTGGCCTCCGCCGCGACCGAGGCGATGGGCGGCTCGGGCTGGTCCGTGCAGCGGCACGACGGCGGCGACCCGGTGGTCGTCGCGCGCGGCGGCACGGCGTCGCTGCACGTGTCGGGCGTGCGCCAGGTGGAGCTCCGCCGGGCGCCGTGGTCGGTCACGGTGGAGTCGACCCTCCCGGACGACCGCACGGTCACGACCACGCTCCAGACCCTGCTCTCGCTGGCGGTCCTGGGCGCCTCCTGA
- a CDS encoding TetR/AcrR family transcriptional regulator has product MPKIIGGSLHEHREQTRLRLFGALSRLMAERGFDSITLADIAQAAGVGRTAVYNHFADKESMLVGFIMHETEQYVAALEAELAGIDDPTEQLRAYVRAQCELKRDYHLAPGPDLRSVLSRSTQQRVREHVVLVEAMLRRVLSAGIESGAFPEQDLGTTVSLVNACLSSRGLPDDQPARERAIESTVLFVLRAVGAGERAATGAFEPEAVPA; this is encoded by the coding sequence ATGCCCAAGATCATCGGCGGCTCGCTGCACGAGCACCGGGAGCAGACGCGGCTGCGCCTGTTCGGCGCGCTGTCCCGGCTGATGGCCGAGCGCGGGTTCGACTCGATCACCCTCGCCGACATCGCCCAGGCGGCCGGCGTCGGCCGCACGGCGGTGTACAACCACTTCGCCGACAAGGAGTCGATGCTCGTCGGCTTCATCATGCACGAGACCGAGCAGTACGTCGCCGCGCTGGAGGCCGAGCTCGCCGGCATCGACGACCCGACCGAGCAGCTGCGCGCCTACGTCCGCGCGCAGTGCGAGCTCAAGCGCGACTACCACCTGGCCCCGGGGCCGGACCTGCGGTCGGTGCTGTCCCGCAGCACGCAGCAGCGCGTGCGCGAGCACGTCGTGCTGGTCGAGGCCATGCTGCGCCGCGTGCTGTCCGCCGGCATCGAGTCGGGCGCCTTCCCCGAGCAGGACCTGGGAACGACGGTCTCCCTGGTCAACGCCTGCCTGAGCAGCCGCGGCCTGCCCGACGACCAGCCGGCCCGCGAGCGGGCGATCGAGTCGACCGTCCTGTTCGTGCTCCGCGCCGTCGGCGCCGGCGAGCGGGCCGCGACCGGTGCGTTCGAGCCGGAGGCCGTGCCCGCCTGA
- a CDS encoding heme oxygenase (biliverdin-producing): MTTTHDLPAAAPRADDPAAGSAAAPLSLLLREGTRPEHEAAEGSSFVEDLLGGRLTTAAYVDLALQLHAVYVALEEVGELVRRTPAGAGVVFDELSRVPAIEADLAHLAGPGWRERAVPLPATAAYAAAIRAGGSDVGPYVAHAYTRYLGDLSGGQVIGRMVQRHYAVAEEGVGFYAFPAIPKPKPFKDLYRARVDALDLTEAQRAAVVDEARAAFRHNRALFAALAEAHRTA; encoded by the coding sequence ATGACCACCACGCACGACCTGCCCGCCGCCGCGCCGCGCGCCGACGACCCGGCCGCCGGGTCCGCCGCCGCACCGCTGTCGCTGCTGCTGCGCGAGGGCACCCGTCCGGAGCACGAGGCCGCCGAGGGCTCGTCGTTCGTCGAGGACCTGCTGGGCGGCCGGCTCACGACGGCGGCGTACGTCGACCTCGCGCTCCAGCTGCACGCCGTCTACGTGGCCCTGGAGGAGGTCGGCGAGCTGGTCCGCCGCACCCCCGCGGGCGCCGGGGTCGTGTTCGACGAGCTGAGCCGCGTCCCGGCGATCGAGGCGGACCTCGCGCACCTCGCCGGCCCGGGCTGGCGCGAGCGCGCCGTGCCGCTGCCCGCCACCGCGGCCTACGCCGCCGCCATCCGCGCGGGCGGCTCGGACGTCGGCCCCTACGTCGCGCACGCGTACACGCGGTACCTCGGCGACCTCTCGGGCGGGCAGGTCATCGGCCGGATGGTGCAGCGGCACTACGCCGTCGCGGAGGAGGGCGTCGGCTTCTACGCGTTCCCCGCGATCCCGAAGCCCAAGCCGTTCAAGGACCTGTACCGCGCGCGGGTCGACGCGCTCGACCTGACGGAGGCCCAGCGGGCGGCGGTGGTCGACGAGGCGCGCGCCGCCTTCCGGCACAACCGCGCCCTGTTCGCCGCGCTGGCCGAGGCGCACCGCACCGCCTGA
- a CDS encoding DinB family protein, which translates to MTAATPPEPDPDDYRPADPDAKDWTWVIAGRCPECGFAGTDVAGPDVAGTVHDLVPRWRAALNRLDARDRPAPGVWSTLEYGAHVRDVHRVFAERLQLMLTQDDPLFANWDQDATAAEERYDRQDPGRVADELADAAAALAAGFAAVRPDQWDRAGRRSNGSSFTVTTLGQYFLHDVVHHLHDVRA; encoded by the coding sequence GTGACCGCCGCGACGCCCCCGGAGCCCGACCCCGACGACTACCGCCCCGCCGACCCGGACGCCAAGGACTGGACCTGGGTGATCGCCGGGCGCTGCCCCGAGTGCGGGTTCGCCGGCACCGACGTGGCCGGGCCCGACGTCGCCGGCACGGTGCACGACCTGGTGCCGCGGTGGCGCGCCGCGCTCAACCGCCTGGACGCCCGGGACCGCCCGGCGCCCGGCGTGTGGTCGACGCTCGAGTACGGCGCGCACGTGCGGGACGTGCACCGGGTGTTCGCCGAGCGGCTGCAGCTGATGCTCACCCAGGACGACCCGCTGTTCGCCAACTGGGACCAGGACGCCACCGCCGCCGAGGAGCGCTACGACCGGCAGGACCCGGGTCGCGTCGCGGACGAGCTGGCCGACGCCGCGGCCGCGCTCGCGGCGGGGTTCGCCGCGGTGCGCCCCGACCAGTGGGACCGCGCGGGCCGCCGGTCGAACGGGTCCTCGTTCACGGTCACGACGCTCGGGCAGTACTTCCTGCACGATGTGGTGCACCACCTGCACGACGTCCGGGCCTGA
- a CDS encoding DUF2000 domain-containing protein encodes MSPAPAASPVTPSATVATDPAAAPAAGFAPDEIRLDEPTRSARLKWVVVVDEALEPGRAANAVACVTAATATGVPGLMGPAAPDARGDAHTGLPWTGCTVLGAPRATLAELRAKAAAAPGVHVADMPAIAQQIRVYTEYLAAMAERPADGHDYLAVSIVGPRNRVDRLVGKLRLLP; translated from the coding sequence ATGTCCCCCGCACCCGCCGCCAGTCCCGTCACCCCGTCCGCCACCGTCGCCACGGATCCCGCCGCGGCGCCGGCCGCCGGCTTCGCGCCCGACGAGATCCGCCTCGACGAGCCGACGCGCTCCGCACGGCTGAAGTGGGTCGTCGTCGTCGACGAGGCACTCGAGCCGGGCCGCGCCGCCAACGCCGTCGCCTGCGTGACCGCGGCCACCGCCACGGGTGTCCCCGGGCTGATGGGGCCCGCCGCGCCCGACGCCCGGGGCGACGCGCACACCGGACTGCCCTGGACCGGCTGCACCGTGCTGGGCGCTCCCCGGGCGACGCTGGCGGAGCTGCGCGCGAAGGCCGCGGCGGCACCCGGCGTGCACGTGGCGGACATGCCCGCCATCGCCCAGCAGATCCGCGTGTACACGGAGTACCTGGCCGCCATGGCGGAGCGCCCCGCGGACGGCCACGACTACCTCGCCGTGAGCATCGTCGGCCCCCGGAACCGTGTCGACCGGCTCGTCGGGAAGCTGCGCCTGCTGCCCTGA
- a CDS encoding Lrp/AsnC family transcriptional regulator, translated as MADLDALDTAILRELQADARRTNRDVAAAVGVAPTTALDRTRALRERGVIRGATLDVDLAAIGRPVQALVAVRIRPPTRRNIEGFRAWVVALPETLGVFVTTGTEDFLVHVAVPDNEALYGFVIDRLTERPEVVDVRTSVVFEHLRKRRVDPAPGAARSARGGGEGDRGR; from the coding sequence ATGGCCGATCTCGACGCACTCGACACGGCGATCCTGCGCGAGCTGCAGGCGGACGCACGGCGGACCAACCGCGACGTCGCGGCCGCCGTGGGCGTCGCGCCCACCACCGCGCTCGACCGGACGCGGGCGCTGCGCGAGCGCGGGGTGATCCGCGGCGCGACGCTGGACGTCGACCTCGCCGCGATCGGGCGGCCGGTCCAGGCGCTCGTCGCCGTGCGGATCCGGCCGCCGACCCGCCGGAACATCGAGGGCTTCCGCGCCTGGGTGGTGGCGCTGCCCGAGACGCTCGGGGTGTTCGTCACGACCGGCACCGAGGACTTCCTCGTCCACGTGGCGGTGCCGGACAACGAGGCGCTCTACGGGTTCGTGATCGACCGGCTCACCGAGCGCCCCGAGGTCGTCGACGTGCGCACCTCCGTCGTGTTCGAGCACCTGCGCAAGCGCCGGGTCGACCCGGCCCCGGGCGCGGCGCGGTCAGCGCGCGGGGGTGGCGAGGGCGACCGCGGGCGGTGA
- a CDS encoding GH36-type glycosyl hydrolase domain-containing protein: MRYGHFDDEAREYVITTPRTPYPWINYLGSEEFFSLLSHTGGGYSFYRDAKMRRLTRYRYNNIPADEGGRYFYVHDGGDVWTPGWLPVKAELDHYEARHGLGYSRITGERGGLRVETLFFVPLGETAEVQHVTLTNTSDAEKTVSLFSFVEFCLWNAQDDQTNYQRNLSLAEVEVELDGPHGSAIFHKTEYRERRDHYAVYGVNTRADGFDTDRDSFTGPYNGLGEAAEPHAGRATGSVASGWYPIGSHQVDVTLAPGESRSLTYVLGYVENPHDEKWAPADEAAGVPAMQRVNRERAHALLSRFATTEQTLAAFEALRTSWTDLLSTYSVTSTDPKLDRMVNIWNQYQCMVTFNMSRSASYFETGIGRGMGFRDSNQDLLGFVHLVPERARQRIIDIASTQFPDGSAYHQYQPLTKRGNNDIGSGFNDDPLWLILGVAAYVKETGDWGILDEPVPFDNEPGSEVPLFEHLTRSFEFTVANRGPHGLPLIGRADWNDCLNLNCFSTEPGESFQTTENQAGGVAESVFIAAMFVHIGPEYAELAERRGLADVAARARTEIEAMRTAVLEHGWDGEWFLRAYDFYGNPVGTDASPEGKIWIEPQGFAVMAGIGVDAQNPADPASPAVRALDSVREHLATPHGMVLQSPAYTSYQIELGEVSTYPPGYKENGGIFCHNNPWVIIGETVLGRGERAFDYYRRITPAYREDISDVHRLEPYVYAQMIAGKEAVRHGEAKNSWLTGTAAWNFVAVSQYLLGVRPEHDGLVVDPQIGPDVPSFGVTRVARGARYEITVTNAGAPGARGRLVVDGVPVEGSTVPYAPAGSTVRVEVTV; the protein is encoded by the coding sequence ATGCGGTACGGCCACTTCGACGACGAGGCACGCGAGTACGTCATCACGACGCCGCGGACCCCGTACCCGTGGATCAACTACCTCGGCTCGGAGGAGTTCTTCTCGCTGCTCTCGCACACCGGCGGCGGCTACTCGTTCTACCGGGACGCGAAGATGCGCCGCCTCACGCGCTACCGGTACAACAACATCCCCGCCGACGAGGGCGGCCGGTACTTCTACGTGCACGACGGCGGCGACGTCTGGACGCCGGGCTGGCTGCCGGTCAAGGCCGAGCTCGACCACTACGAGGCGCGGCACGGCCTGGGCTACTCCCGCATCACGGGCGAGCGCGGCGGCCTGCGGGTCGAGACGCTGTTCTTCGTGCCGCTCGGCGAGACCGCCGAGGTCCAGCACGTCACGCTGACCAACACCTCCGACGCGGAGAAGACGGTCTCGCTGTTCTCGTTCGTCGAGTTCTGCCTGTGGAACGCCCAGGACGACCAGACGAACTACCAGCGCAACCTGTCGCTCGCCGAGGTCGAGGTGGAGCTGGACGGCCCGCACGGCTCGGCGATCTTCCACAAGACCGAGTACCGCGAGCGCCGGGACCACTACGCGGTGTACGGCGTGAACACCCGCGCCGACGGCTTCGACACCGACCGGGACTCCTTCACCGGCCCGTACAACGGGCTCGGCGAGGCGGCCGAGCCGCACGCCGGCCGGGCCACCGGGTCCGTCGCCTCCGGCTGGTACCCGATCGGGTCGCACCAGGTCGACGTCACGCTCGCCCCGGGCGAGAGCCGGTCGCTGACCTACGTGCTGGGCTACGTCGAGAACCCGCACGACGAGAAGTGGGCGCCCGCCGACGAGGCCGCCGGCGTCCCGGCGATGCAGCGGGTCAACCGCGAGCGCGCGCACGCCCTGCTGTCCCGGTTCGCCACCACCGAGCAGACGCTCGCCGCCTTCGAGGCGCTGCGGACGTCGTGGACCGACCTGCTGTCCACCTACTCGGTGACCAGCACGGACCCCAAGCTCGACCGGATGGTCAACATCTGGAACCAGTACCAGTGCATGGTCACGTTCAACATGTCCCGGTCGGCGTCGTACTTCGAGACCGGCATCGGCCGCGGCATGGGCTTCCGTGACTCGAACCAGGACCTGCTCGGCTTCGTGCACCTGGTCCCGGAGCGCGCCCGGCAGCGGATCATCGACATCGCGTCGACCCAGTTCCCCGACGGCTCCGCGTACCACCAGTACCAGCCGCTGACGAAGCGCGGGAACAACGACATCGGGTCGGGCTTCAACGACGACCCGCTGTGGCTGATCCTCGGCGTCGCCGCCTACGTCAAGGAGACCGGCGACTGGGGGATCCTCGACGAGCCGGTGCCGTTCGACAACGAGCCCGGCTCCGAGGTGCCGCTGTTCGAGCACCTGACCCGGTCGTTCGAGTTCACGGTCGCGAACCGCGGCCCGCACGGCCTGCCGCTCATCGGCCGGGCCGACTGGAACGACTGCCTCAACCTCAACTGCTTCTCCACCGAGCCGGGCGAGTCGTTCCAGACGACCGAGAACCAGGCCGGCGGGGTGGCGGAGTCGGTGTTCATCGCCGCGATGTTCGTGCACATCGGTCCGGAGTACGCCGAGCTCGCGGAGCGCCGCGGCCTGGCCGACGTCGCGGCCCGCGCGCGCACCGAGATCGAGGCCATGCGGACCGCGGTGCTGGAGCACGGCTGGGACGGCGAGTGGTTCCTGCGCGCCTACGACTTCTACGGCAACCCGGTCGGCACGGACGCGTCGCCCGAGGGCAAGATCTGGATCGAGCCGCAGGGCTTCGCGGTCATGGCCGGCATCGGCGTCGACGCCCAGAACCCGGCCGACCCCGCCTCCCCCGCGGTGCGCGCGCTCGACTCGGTGCGCGAGCACCTGGCCACGCCGCACGGCATGGTGCTGCAGTCGCCCGCCTACACGAGCTACCAGATCGAGCTCGGCGAGGTCTCCACCTACCCGCCGGGCTACAAGGAGAACGGCGGCATCTTCTGCCACAACAACCCGTGGGTGATCATCGGCGAGACCGTCCTCGGCCGCGGCGAGCGGGCGTTCGACTACTACCGCCGGATCACGCCCGCGTACCGCGAGGACATCTCCGACGTGCACCGGCTCGAGCCGTACGTGTACGCGCAGATGATCGCGGGCAAGGAGGCGGTGCGGCACGGCGAGGCCAAGAACTCCTGGCTCACCGGCACCGCGGCGTGGAACTTCGTCGCCGTCTCCCAGTACCTGCTGGGCGTCCGGCCGGAGCACGACGGCCTGGTGGTCGACCCCCAGATCGGGCCCGACGTGCCGTCGTTCGGCGTCACCCGGGTCGCCCGCGGCGCCCGGTACGAGATCACCGTGACCAACGCCGGGGCGCCGGGCGCGCGCGGGCGGCTGGTCGTGGACGGGGTCCCGGTCGAGGGGTCGACCGTGCCCTACGCGCCCGCGGGCAGCACCGTGCGGGTGGAGGTCACCGTCTGA
- a CDS encoding YbaB/EbfC family nucleoid-associated protein, whose translation MPSVPSYFDDPDAAIERVQADIAAAQERALKAAEVKQTLDRLRGRARSPRGEVTAEVDPSGQLVDLHLADDATSIAARDLSALIVETVRAAAQDAGRQALAVAADAFGETSPVTAQLRDELASRLR comes from the coding sequence GTGCCGTCCGTGCCGTCCTACTTCGACGACCCGGACGCTGCCATCGAGCGGGTCCAGGCCGATATCGCCGCAGCGCAGGAGCGCGCCCTCAAGGCGGCCGAGGTCAAGCAGACGCTCGACCGGCTCCGCGGCAGGGCCCGGAGCCCGCGCGGCGAGGTGACCGCCGAGGTCGACCCGTCGGGCCAGCTCGTCGACCTGCACCTGGCGGACGACGCGACCAGCATCGCCGCGCGCGACCTGTCGGCGCTGATCGTCGAGACGGTCCGTGCCGCCGCACAGGACGCGGGCCGGCAGGCGCTGGCGGTCGCCGCCGACGCGTTCGGAGAGACCTCACCCGTCACCGCGCAGCTGCGCGACGAGCTCGCGTCCCGGTTGCGGTGA
- a CDS encoding type VII secretion target — protein MSGGFQIDTGVLRQHAARVQQVAGDLGTAESAAGSADLHGGAFGVLCGFLPGIIGGTDAAARDAIAAVREATDGVVAELGAMARSVDETDQAVESRMQQITRVLG, from the coding sequence GTGAGCGGGGGCTTCCAGATCGACACCGGGGTGCTGCGGCAGCACGCGGCCCGGGTGCAGCAGGTCGCAGGTGACCTCGGCACGGCCGAGTCGGCGGCCGGGTCGGCCGACCTGCACGGCGGTGCGTTCGGCGTCCTGTGCGGGTTCCTGCCCGGGATCATCGGCGGGACGGACGCCGCCGCCAGGGACGCGATCGCGGCGGTGCGCGAGGCGACCGACGGCGTGGTGGCCGAGCTGGGCGCGATGGCGCGCTCCGTCGACGAGACCGACCAGGCCGTCGAGTCGCGGATGCAGCAGATCACCCGGGTGCTCGGGTGA